The following coding sequences lie in one Phaeodactylum tricornutum CCAP 1055/1 chromosome 12, whole genome shotgun sequence genomic window:
- a CDS encoding endo-1,3-beta-glucosidase (Hydrolyzes 1,3-beta-D-glucosyl residues.; glycosyl hydrolase family 16) has product MSIRLFSTALLAACLAKATAQTCPTLIWSDEFDGSNLNADNWTPQIGDGCDISVDLCGWGNNEAQFYRSQNIAVADGSLKINALRQTFGEKEFTSARIRSFEKFDIDLTQPYVRIEARIKVPLGQGLWGAFWMMPSPEVLWPKGGEIDIMEFIGREPNSAYGVIHYGNLFRDKSELGGPLKMPTSPSENFHIYTIEKTPNRIAWLVDGFEYQSYTNSDIQPKYSWPFEQTYHLILNLAVGGNWPGYPDRDQAVDVIMEVDYVRVYDMSGGSIGSITGESLVQINGADGLYCIDDSDVLFTDIAWTVPTGSSFTPSLDDGNCIIVAFGSVSGYIQAVGQTADCGPLSYSMPVEVQPLYQKEFAVVPIEEGSTTIGASTGSQSFLLIDGIPTFQYDRLASDLYDNIIIGTSDVSDASLYVSEQKKFYMDISSPTAATCTRVIIQFEDTTTALPDNYPIGRHSRYVGYLDDSESFQRVEFTYYDRPDTSVADNAVSQLAVLIDPFLFRGDRYLIRNFDSSSAGCSSNCEPLSTNACRTYAKSEQGMCTDGENNDREGYNGDDQIDCEDADCYGLDPACPLREGRATEVPTMLSPTLAPTGLPTGNASDPPSIVPSSETAFPTATGTVRVTSRSSDIPSSKPNIMPITSGPTSSAAPSYSNDEAECDAQPRCAALDLAGVCCPTIDAVYLDCCDNRPIDPNSEAGFCNDGIDNDNDGLFDCEDPDCANDEMCRADCVAIGTCAGLSGQCCPTIDSIFLDCCDAAVLSAGYSVDFSLIDPATIEEQAAYWLSTSPYTVPGVAPDGSTPVVDYARDEATLYDMIYYQTGSIEKASEYVIGRRKIYMDVWTDAPECTQIILQFDSLPTAVADNYPTGRHSRYVAFTTRRNEWERIALDFWDRPDGDLDDTVINTIALFFDPGTLTSHQFYFRNMDSTLSGCRENCEVAAIDDYCLALSSGESGFCGDSLDQDGDGLIDCVDPDCTLDEACSAQLSISYSALQDNSFRTAASSSSAQVILNGGLIVSFLAILHTIA; this is encoded by the exons ATGTCGATTCGTCTCTTCTCTACCGCCTTACTAGCTGCTTGCTTAGCAAAGGCAACTGCCCAAACTTGCCCCACTCTTATCTGGAGTGACGAGTTTGACGGTTCCAATCTCAACGCCGACAACTGGACTCCGCAAATTGGTGATGGTTGCGATATCTCCGTAGACCTCTGTGGTTGGGGAAATAACGAAGCTCAGTTTTACCGTAGCCAAAATATTGCAGTGGCGGATGGTTCACTCAAAATCAACGCCTTGCGACAAACTTTCGGGGAGAAAGAGTTTACGTCCGCACGCATCCGTTCCTTCGAGAAGTTTGACATTGATTTGACCCAGCCTTACGTTCGCATCGAAGCGCGAATCAAAGTCCCCCTTGGTCAAGGCTTATGGGGTGCATTCTGGATGATGCCTTCTCCGGAAGTGCTGTGGCCCAAAGGTGGAGAGATTG ATATTATGGAGTTTATTGGCAGAGAACCCAATTCA GCTTATGGAGTCATTCACTACGGTAACTTGTTTCGAGACAAGTCTGAGTTGGGAGGTCCACTGAAAATGCCTACCAGTCCTAGCGAAAATTTTCATATTTACACAATCGAGAAGACACCAAACCGTATCGCCTGGTTGGTAGATGGCTTTGAGTATCAGTCGTATACAAATTCCGACATTCAGCCCAAGTACAGCTGGCCATTCGAGCAGACTTACCATTTGATACTCAATTTGGCTGTCGGAGGAAATTGGCCAGGATATCCGGATCGCGATCAAGCTGTGGATGTGATAATGGAGGTGGATTACGTTCGTGTCTACGATATGTCAGGAGGATCTATCGGAAGCATCACCGGAGAGTCCCTGGTACAGATCAATGGAGCCGATGGGCTCTATTGTATTGACGATAGTGACGTTTTGTTCACCGATATTGCTTGGACAGTCCCGACAGGCTCGAGTTTTACACCCTCCTTGGATGATGGAAACTGCATCATTGTCGCCTTCGGTTCGGTCTCAGGGTATATTCAAGCTGTCGGCCAGACCGCTGACTGTGGTCCCCTAAGCTACAGTATGCCAGTGGAAGTTCAGCCCCTCTACCAGAAAGAATTCGCCGTGGTGCCAATTGAGGAAGGCAGCACTACTATCGGTGCTTCAACAGGAAGTCAGAGCTTCCTCCTGATCGACGGTATCCCAACATTTCAATACGATCGGTTAGCTTCTGACTTGTACGATAACATCATCATCGGTACCTCTGATGTCTCCGACGCCAGTCTCTATGTGTCAGAGCAGAAGAAGTTTTACATGGACATATCATCGCCAACGGCTGCCACTTGCACTCGAGTTATAATTCAGTTTGAAGATACCACCACAGCATTACCGGACAACTATCCAATCGGGCGACATAGTCGATACGTTGGATACCTAGACGATTCAGAGAGCTTCCAGCGCGTCGAGTTTACATACTATGATCGCCCGGACACAAGCGTGGCTGACAACGCCGTCAGTCAGCTGGCCGTTTTGATTGATCCATTTCTGTTCCGCGGTGACCGATATCTGATCCGCAACTTTGACAGCTCTTCTGCAGGCTGCTCCAGCAATTGCGAACCCCTTTCGACCAATGCCTGCCGTACATACGCCAAGTCCGAACAAGGAATGTGTACAGATGGCGAAAACAACGATCGTGAGGGATACAATGGCGACGATCAAATAGACTGTGAGGATGCGGATTGCTACGGACTAGACCCTGCCTGTCCTCTGAGAGAGGGACGGGCAACTGAAGTGCCTACGATGCTGAGCCCTACATTGGCGCCCACTGGGTTGCCCACGGGCAACGCCTCTGACCCTCCCTCAATAGTGCCTTCGAGTGAAACTGCTTTCCCGACCGCCACTGGGACTGTTAGAGTGACTAGTCGCTCATCGGACATCCCGTCCTCGAAACCAAATATCATGCCCATAACCTCCGGGCCTACGAGCAGCGCTGCTCCGTCTTATTCCAACGACGAAGCAGAGTGTGACGCGCAGCCGCGATGCGCTGCGTTGGATCTTGCGGGAGTGTGTTGCCCTACGATTGACGCAGTCTATCTTGATTGCTGCGACAACCGGCCGATCGATCCAAACTCAGAAGCAGGTTTCTGCAACGACGGAAttgacaacgacaatgatgGTTTGTTTGACTGCGAAGATCCTGACTGTGCGAACGACGAGATGTGTCGCGCCGATTGCGTCGCCATTGGAACTTGCGCTGGGCTTTCAGGTCAGTGCTGTCCAACGATTGACAGCATTTTTTTGGATTGCTGCGATGCAGCCGTTCTTTCGGCGGGATACTCTGTTGATTTTAGCCTGATCGATCCGGCTACAATCGAGGAACAGGCTGCATACTGGCTTTCGACTTCACCCTACACTGTTCCAGGTGTTGCTCCGGACGGCTCGACGCCGGTAGTGGATTATGCACGCGACGAAGCTACTTTGTACGATATGATTTACTACCAAACAGGTTCTATTGAAAAAGCATCGGAATATGTTATTGGTCGTCGAAAGATATACATGGATGTTTGGACGGACGCGCCTGAGTGCACTCAGATAATTCTTCAGTTTGATAGCTTGCCGACCGCAGTGGCCGACAATTATCCAACGGGCCGCCACAGTCGATACGTGGCATTTACCACTAGGAGAAACGAATGGGAACGTATAGCATTGGACTTTTGGGACCGCCCAGATGGTGATCTGGATGACACGGTTATCAATACCATTGCTCTCTTCTTCGACCCAGGCACTCTAACCTCTCACCAATTTTACTTCCGAAACATGGACAGTACCCTCTCAGGCTGCCGAGAGAACTGTGAGGTTGCCGCAATAGATGACTACTGTTTGGCTCTGAGCTCGGGGGAGAGTGGATTCTGCGGGGATAGTCTCGATCAGGATGGGGACGGACTGATTGACTGCGTGGATCCAGACTGCACACTGGACGAGGCCTGCTCCGCACAACTATCCATCAGCTATTCAGCCTTGCAAGACAATTCATTCCGCACCGCTGCCTCCAGTAGTTCTGCACAAGTTATCTTGAACGGTGGTTTGATTGTGTCTTTTCTGGCGATCCTCCATACCATAGCTTAA
- a CDS encoding predicted protein, with the protein MPVSRMRASLLLLALLTSCDYAESFRHAAQNKMRFKLPSIKTYERNGLSAKFVDGTHNSSTEREHACNKALKVALLQNLSVDLAKLSTIRPVSPAADFSAPAAIISAGSSYTRIWTHSTWESHSRPPHVRYTNHVIRWGASSTARKILPTVLLAAAWAALVARLARSNFWVLRFLTATEPSKAFGFLAAPLALLLTLRANASMQRLLEARLLWGRLILHTRSLASVIRVYLYPACPQASTLAIRHIAMMGWILKATLRGESSESQQAVLRVMLPDERDFQWLASHPKTSVAVTYRLRQICSHMLESLIDRSSSSAIKFVIEDKIGSLEEVVGGCERLFGSPIPPTYSRHLSRVVVMWVLLLPMSLLSSPGLSTLGISIATAVGTYVLVGIDEVGMEIENVFQMLPLQQLAGAVQNDVRDQFIPKQGEMPRVIL; encoded by the coding sequence ATGCCGGTGTCCCGAATGAGGGCCTCTTTGTTGCTTCTTGCACTACTGACATCATGCGACTATGCTGAATCCTTTCGACATGCAGCACAAAATAAGATGAGGTTCAAACTGCCTTCCATAAAGACGTATGAAAGAAACGGATTATCGGCAAAATTTGTGGATGGCACACACAATTCCTCGACTGAAAGAGAGCATGCGTGCAACAAGGCTCTCAAAGTAGCACTGCTACAAAACCTGTCCGTAGATCTTGCAAAACTATCGACGATTCGCCCTGTATCGCCAGCTGCTGATTTCAGCGCACCGGCAGCTATCATTTCCGCTGGATCCAGCTACACTCGCATTTGGACACACAGTACGTGGGAAAGCCATTCTCGCCCTCCCCACGTGCGATATACAAACCATGTTATCCGATGGGGAGCCAGCTCTACCGCGCGCAAAATTCTCCCCACGGTTCTGCTCGCTGCAGCCTGGGCTGCTTTGGTCGCGAGGCTGGCGCGATCGAATTTTTGGGTCTTAAGGTTCTTGACGGCGACGGAACCGTCCAAGGCCTTCGGATTTCTAGCAGCTCCGCTCGCATTGTTACTAACGCTTCGTGCGAACGCCAGCATGCAAAGACTTTTGGAAGCTAGATTATTATGGGGTCGCTTAATCCTCCACACTCGATCGTTGGCCAGTGTTATCAGGGTTTACCTTTACCCTGCTTGCCCACAAGCGTCGACATTAGCCATTCGACATATAGCCATGATGGGATGGATCCTGAAGGCTACATTGCGTGGAGAAAGTTCCGAGTCGCAACAGGCTGTGTTACGGGTCATGCTCCCTGACGAACGGGATTTCCAATGGCTTGCTTCGCATCCCAAAACGAGCGTCGCGGTGACATACAGATTACGACAAATCTGTTCGCACATGTTAGAATCTTTGATCGATCgatcttcctcttcggcAATAAAGTTTGTGATTGAAGATAAAATCGGATCGTTGGAGGAGGTCGTTGGCGGGTGCGAACGGCTATTTGGGAGTCCGATTCCACCAACCTACAGTCGACACTTGAGTCGCGTTGTAGTTATGTGGGTTTTGCTCCTACCGATGTCTTTGCTCTCATCTCCGGGGCTTTCCACACTCGGAATTTCCATAGCGACCGCCGTCGGAACCTATGTTCTGGTAGGCATTGACGAAGTTGGCATGGAAATCGAGAATGTCTTCCAGATGCTACCCCTACAGCAATTGGCGGGTGCGGTACAAAACGATGTGCGCGACCAATTTATTCCCAAGCAGGGGGAAATGCCAAGGGTTATTTTGTAG
- a CDS encoding predicted protein, which translates to MGGSGAQKRRRLQRQPPKGGSSKEYHANGDNGNKLAVKGVNRYRAMPAADAPLTRAIPARLPTNTPPSGLASRRLQAIKSKIKKPKHLKRKLETTDDASERQLLLTQLKEFEHKKNNLAAKSQPYPAKKARTESKASNQDDFTESSFTTENKPEQESHNHGRHTKTDDQLPERKEVAQSVSKQEEEKSPNTNSDDSSDDESVNEAIARQRGKRRRGRKDTSILVEAITLSDTKAENATGGRVGDPDPTNKTTTRQDDNRYCRGRKPVTDFRVGESYPGKVVYSKQFGVFLDIGSHSDAFCHVSRCQDDFVESAEAVHRPGDEVSARILEIDKRRKRITVSLQSEAKLEDERKSIQARQQRLEKRKPKSNKNQSLIRNDKDPVTHSHSSTTNDTFTKQLGAEDNARSGVNFPDLLSKAQSEMTPTELKRARKLERRAARREAQPEKQ; encoded by the coding sequence ATGGGTGGATCGGGTGCCCAGAAACGAAGGCGCCTCCAACGGCAGCCACCAAAAGGTGGAAGCAGCAAAGAATATCATGCTAATGGGGACAACGGAAACAAGCTAGCAGTGAAGGGGGTAAATCGGTATCGAGCGATGCCCGCAGCAGACGCTCCGTTGACGAGAGCAATCCCTGCTCGTCTCCCTACAAACACCCCTCCATCGGGTCTTGCGTCACGAAGACTGCAAGCCATAAAGAGCAAAATAAAGAAGCCGAAACATTTAAAGCGAAAATTAGAGACGACCGACGATGCATCAGAGCGCCAGCTTCTTTTGACGCAGTTAAAAGAGTTTGAACATAAAAAGAATAATCTTGCTGCCAAATCACAGCCGTATCCGGCGAAGAAGGCCAGGACCGAGAGTAAGGCGTCAAATCAGGACGATTTCACTGAAAGCTCTTTTACCACAGAAAACAAACCTGAACAAGAAAGTCATAACCATGGTAGACACACTAAAACAGATGATCAGCTACCGGAGCGAAAAGAAGTTGCACAGTCCGTGTCGAaacaagaggaagaaaaatcTCCGAATACGAACAGCGACGACTCGTCAGACGATGAAAGTGTAAACGAAGCTATTGCGCGCCAACGGGGGAAACGCCGCCGTGGCCGGAAAGATACGTCTATTTTAGTAGAGGCGATCACGCTTTCCGATACAAAGGCTGAAAACGCTACAGGGGGAAGAGTGGGCGACCCCGACCCAACAAACAAAACGACGACTCGACAGGATGATAATCGCTACTGCAGAGGACGAAAGCCAGTGACTGACTTTCGAGTTGGCGAAAGCTATCCTGGAAAAGTGGTGTATAGCAAACAGTTCGGCGTCTTTCTCGACATTGGGAGTCATTCGGACGCCTTCTGTCACGTATCACGCTGTCaggacgactttgtcgaatcAGCGGAGGCCGTTCACCGGCCAGGCGATGAAGTCAGTGCGAGAATTCTGGAAATTGATAAGCGCCGCAAACGGATTACCGTGAGTTTACAGTCCGAGGCTAAACTCGAGGACGAACGCAAGTCGATTCAAGCTCGTCAACAGCGACTGGAGAAACGCAAACCCAAATCTAACAAGAATCAATCTCTTATTAGAAACGATAAAGACCCTGTGACACATTCTCATTCTTCGACAACCAACGACACCTTTACTAAGCAGCTTGGCGCCGAAGATAATGCAAGATCGGGTGTAAATTTTCCCGACTTGCTCAGCAAAGCACAATCGGAAATGACACCAACAGAACTCAAAAGAGCTCGTAAACTGGAACGCCGTGCAGCTCGTAGAGAGGCGCAACCGGAGAAACAATAA